From the Leifsonia sp. AG29 genome, one window contains:
- a CDS encoding GNAT family N-acetyltransferase, whose protein sequence is MFSKTLTSCGVLRALEPWHAEEFAAHLDRAREHIRPWVGPSFVTTDVAGARATLHRYAERAARDGAGIYGIWVAGTLVGGVMFVEFSTATGSFEVGCWLEPGAEGGGHITAAVRELLAYAFDERGMHRAEWRCRSDNERSSAVARRIGMSLDGVLREAWPVEGVFHDKQVWSLLAGEWGARARD, encoded by the coding sequence ATGTTCTCGAAGACCCTCACCTCCTGCGGCGTGCTCCGCGCGCTCGAACCGTGGCACGCGGAGGAGTTCGCGGCGCACCTCGACCGGGCGCGCGAGCACATCCGGCCGTGGGTGGGGCCGTCGTTCGTGACGACCGATGTGGCCGGTGCCCGGGCGACCCTCCACCGGTACGCCGAGCGCGCCGCGCGCGACGGTGCCGGCATCTACGGGATCTGGGTGGCGGGCACGCTCGTCGGCGGCGTGATGTTCGTCGAGTTCTCGACCGCGACCGGCTCGTTCGAGGTCGGCTGCTGGCTGGAGCCGGGCGCCGAGGGCGGCGGCCACATCACCGCCGCCGTGCGGGAGCTGCTCGCGTACGCTTTCGACGAGCGCGGCATGCACCGGGCCGAGTGGAGGTGCCGGAGCGACAACGAACGCAGCTCGGCCGTCGCGCGACGCATCGGGATGTCGCTCGACGGGGTGCTGCGGGAGGCGTGGCCGGTCGAGGGCGTCTTCCACGACAAGCAGGTGTGGTCGCTGCTCGCCGGCGAGTGGGGCGCGCGGGCTCGGGACTGA
- a CDS encoding amylosucrase has protein sequence MTSGESGIGSSGGDDFEERFRSEGDRLARLLGRIYGDHPALAGSLEAALRLARTSWEERSPDLKELDRRRLEHPDWFLSNDMLGGFCYADLYAGGMAGLRERIPYFRELGLTYLHVMPPFKVPEGNSDGGYAVSSYRELNPRLGTITDLRLLGEALRASGISLAVDFVFNHTASDHEWARRAAAGDPVYRDYYWMFDTRELPDAFEATTREIFPDDHPGSFVQLDDGTWVWASFHSFQWDLNYANPAVFVAMAGEMLFLANQGVEVLRMDAVPFIWKQLGTSSENLPQAHLLLQAFNAVCRIAAPAMLFLSEAIVHPDDVVGYVRPDECQLSYNPLQMALTWEALATRDVRLLHHALAERHRLPDGTAWVNYVRSHDDIGWTFADEDAVRLGIDPSGHRRFLNDYYTGRFEGSFSRGVAFQFNPKTGDSRVSGATASLLGLESGDAGAIDRILLAYSLALSTGGIPLLFLGDEVGQLNDYGQLEVEGRSGDSRWVGRPNYPARLYSERNDPSTDAGKVYSRMRRLIQLRKENSQFAGGELRTIDSGNSRILAFERPGGGKPLLVLANVGDYPEQAADRAFADFPGAWTDLISRRSRTLGDGVALAAHEVLWLVRA, from the coding sequence ATGACGAGCGGCGAGTCCGGCATCGGGTCCAGCGGCGGCGACGACTTCGAGGAGCGCTTCCGCTCCGAGGGCGACAGGCTGGCGCGCCTCCTCGGCCGGATCTACGGCGACCATCCGGCCCTGGCCGGTTCGCTGGAGGCGGCGCTCAGGCTGGCCCGCACCTCCTGGGAGGAGCGCTCCCCCGACCTGAAGGAACTCGACCGCCGCCGGCTCGAGCACCCGGACTGGTTCCTGTCGAACGACATGCTGGGCGGCTTCTGCTACGCCGACCTGTACGCGGGAGGCATGGCCGGCCTCCGCGAGCGCATCCCGTACTTTCGTGAGCTCGGCCTCACGTACCTCCACGTCATGCCGCCGTTCAAGGTGCCGGAGGGCAACTCCGACGGCGGCTACGCGGTCTCGAGCTACCGCGAGCTGAACCCGCGGCTCGGGACCATCACCGACCTGCGGCTGCTCGGGGAGGCGCTCCGCGCGTCCGGCATCTCGCTGGCCGTCGACTTCGTGTTCAATCACACCGCGAGCGACCACGAATGGGCCCGCCGCGCCGCGGCCGGAGACCCGGTCTACCGCGACTACTACTGGATGTTCGACACGCGCGAGCTGCCGGACGCCTTCGAGGCCACCACGCGCGAGATCTTCCCCGACGACCATCCCGGCTCGTTCGTGCAGCTCGACGACGGCACGTGGGTGTGGGCGTCGTTCCACTCCTTCCAGTGGGACCTCAACTACGCGAACCCGGCCGTCTTCGTGGCGATGGCCGGTGAGATGCTCTTCCTCGCGAACCAGGGCGTGGAGGTGCTGCGCATGGATGCGGTGCCGTTCATCTGGAAGCAGCTCGGCACCTCCAGCGAGAACCTCCCGCAGGCGCACCTGCTCCTACAGGCGTTCAACGCGGTGTGCCGGATCGCCGCCCCCGCGATGCTGTTCCTCTCCGAGGCGATCGTCCACCCCGACGACGTCGTCGGCTACGTCCGCCCCGACGAGTGCCAGCTCAGCTACAACCCGCTGCAGATGGCGCTCACGTGGGAGGCGCTGGCCACCCGCGATGTGCGCCTCCTCCACCACGCCCTCGCCGAGCGGCACCGCCTGCCCGACGGCACCGCGTGGGTCAACTACGTCCGCAGCCATGACGACATCGGCTGGACCTTCGCCGACGAGGACGCCGTCCGGCTCGGCATCGACCCCTCGGGGCACCGGCGGTTCCTCAACGACTACTACACGGGCCGCTTCGAGGGCAGCTTCTCGCGCGGGGTCGCCTTCCAGTTCAACCCGAAGACCGGGGACAGCCGCGTCTCGGGGGCGACCGCGTCGCTCCTCGGTCTCGAGTCGGGCGATGCCGGCGCGATCGACCGCATCCTGCTGGCCTACTCGCTCGCCCTGTCGACGGGCGGCATACCCCTCCTGTTCCTGGGCGACGAGGTGGGCCAGCTCAACGACTACGGGCAGCTCGAGGTGGAGGGGCGCAGCGGCGACTCCCGCTGGGTCGGCCGCCCGAACTACCCGGCCCGCCTCTACTCGGAGCGCAACGACCCCTCCACCGACGCGGGCAAGGTGTACTCACGGATGCGCCGGCTGATCCAGCTGCGCAAGGAGAACAGCCAGTTCGCGGGAGGGGAGCTCCGCACCATCGACTCGGGCAACAGCCGCATTCTCGCGTTCGAGCGTCCGGGAGGGGGCAAGCCCCTCCTGGTCCTGGCCAACGTCGGCGACTACCCCGAGCAGGCCGCCGATCGTGCCTTCGCCGACTTCCCCGGAGCCTGGACAGACCTGATCTCCCGGCGGTCCCGGACGCTCGGTGATGGTGTCGCCCTCGCCGCGCACGAGGTGCTGTGGCTCGTACGGGCCTGA